A window of the Streptomyces sp. NBC_00454 genome harbors these coding sequences:
- a CDS encoding pyridoxal-phosphate dependent enzyme yields the protein MFDYQKLYANHTQPDGPLYLCLDCEKEADATTHRCSACKGAIEVLYPLDRAEIQPFDSNPNPLQRYKDVLPVASEENLTWLGEGNTPCTSVPPIARLLGVRSVHIKDESRNPTRSTKDRIASATLSRFKGIGVREFVMASTGNSSTAYANAMSLVPGFKLHIFVGEQFAYRLNYADHPRITTHAVADTFVGAGAAAQKFARENGLFWEGGFFNYARREGLKMSYIEAYQQMPTNPTHVFQAISSGMGLLGGYKGAVELNRMGLMETLPAFVGVQEEVCAPMVSAWNAGRATVAQEDIIENPDGIAHAIQRGDPTNTYPYMRAMCTNTNGALVAARTTDMHMAKGLLESLGFDACYAAAACLAGAMRMAQEGSLNPDSDLLIVLTGAERPLLPTPSNILAA from the coding sequence ATGTTCGACTACCAGAAGCTCTACGCAAACCACACTCAGCCCGACGGTCCTCTCTACCTCTGCCTCGACTGCGAGAAGGAGGCGGACGCGACCACGCACAGGTGTTCCGCCTGTAAGGGCGCGATCGAGGTGCTGTACCCGCTCGACCGGGCGGAGATCCAGCCGTTCGACTCGAACCCCAACCCGCTGCAGCGCTACAAGGACGTCCTGCCCGTCGCCAGCGAGGAGAACCTCACCTGGCTCGGCGAGGGCAACACTCCCTGCACCAGCGTGCCTCCGATCGCACGACTCCTGGGCGTCCGGTCCGTGCACATCAAGGACGAGTCGCGCAACCCCACGCGGTCGACCAAGGACCGCATCGCGTCGGCGACTCTGAGCCGTTTCAAGGGCATCGGCGTCCGCGAGTTCGTCATGGCGTCCACCGGAAACAGCTCGACCGCCTACGCGAACGCCATGAGCCTCGTACCCGGCTTCAAGCTCCACATCTTCGTGGGCGAGCAGTTCGCGTACCGCCTGAACTACGCGGACCACCCCCGGATCACCACGCACGCCGTGGCCGACACCTTCGTCGGCGCGGGCGCGGCGGCCCAGAAGTTCGCACGGGAGAACGGCCTCTTCTGGGAGGGCGGCTTCTTCAACTACGCCCGGCGCGAAGGCCTCAAGATGTCCTACATCGAGGCGTACCAGCAGATGCCGACCAACCCCACGCACGTCTTCCAGGCGATCAGCAGCGGGATGGGTCTGCTCGGCGGGTACAAGGGCGCCGTAGAGCTCAACCGCATGGGCCTCATGGAGACCCTTCCGGCCTTCGTCGGCGTGCAGGAAGAGGTCTGCGCTCCGATGGTCAGCGCCTGGAACGCGGGACGCGCCACGGTCGCCCAGGAAGACATCATCGAGAACCCCGACGGGATAGCCCACGCCATCCAGCGGGGCGACCCGACGAACACCTACCCCTACATGCGGGCGATGTGCACCAACACGAACGGCGCCCTGGTCGCCGCTCGTACGACCGACATGCACATGGCCAAGGGCCTCCTGGAGTCCCTCGGCTTCGACGCCTGCTACGCGGCGGCCGCATGCCTCGCCGGTGCCATGCGCATGGCGCAGGAAGGTTCGCTCAACCCGGACAGCGATCTCCTGATCGTCCTCACGGGTGCGGAGCGTCCGCTGCTGCCCACTCCGTCGAACATCCTGGCCGCCTGA
- a CDS encoding thiamine pyrophosphate-binding protein translates to MSTVADEIARRLSENGISDVFGYPGETSLSLYAAFQRNESITHVVGRCPRGAAYAAEAYARISGKVAVCDAPGGIGSPYCTPALLEAYNSGTPLVLITSGPSKSTPRPWATGQVEHARLFESITKHVYVIREQKGALATIDAALALAQQPRRGPVVVEIAPDVLEAAADQALLNAPAPVAGAAADAATPAGLEGAELVAAAARAIKQGSSVALIAGGGCHTSGTAEVLQDFVRRFGIPVFTTLNGKGVLAEFGDNPPRVVGSKGDTPANEYISGCDVVLYAGSKMGDKSTNQYAWPSPDQFLVRIDNDPAIEDSGSASACLLREDIGHGLKLLSDELGEWSYSGGHPRVTAGSWSQSGTASIVQTVNAAMTGADVCVGEASVASGWFGALLRLLPPQRLITPRGTGSLGYAIPASVGAAVARPEAAVWTLVGDGGLTMSIGELETIARLGLNVKITVLDNGRLNLIDQHAIHHHGAAAVSRDFIKIDWSGICTAIGLPVMSCDDPDRDAADINSFFARKGPAVLVLGTSVDEISPDMAIAIRKAH, encoded by the coding sequence ATGAGCACTGTTGCGGACGAGATCGCCCGAAGGCTGTCCGAAAACGGCATCTCCGATGTCTTCGGGTACCCCGGCGAGACCTCGCTCTCCCTCTACGCGGCCTTCCAGCGCAACGAATCCATCACCCATGTCGTGGGCAGATGTCCTCGTGGAGCGGCCTACGCGGCAGAGGCGTACGCACGCATCAGCGGCAAGGTCGCCGTGTGCGACGCGCCCGGCGGAATCGGCTCTCCCTACTGCACCCCGGCACTGCTGGAGGCGTACAACAGCGGTACCCCTCTGGTGCTGATCACTTCCGGACCCAGCAAGAGCACTCCGCGCCCGTGGGCGACCGGACAGGTCGAGCACGCCCGGCTCTTCGAGAGCATCACGAAGCACGTCTACGTGATCCGCGAGCAGAAGGGCGCGCTGGCAACCATCGACGCCGCGCTCGCCCTCGCGCAGCAGCCGCGCCGGGGCCCGGTGGTCGTCGAGATCGCTCCGGACGTCCTGGAGGCCGCGGCGGACCAGGCTCTGCTGAACGCACCGGCCCCCGTGGCCGGGGCGGCGGCGGACGCGGCAACGCCCGCCGGCCTGGAGGGGGCGGAGCTGGTCGCGGCGGCTGCCCGAGCCATCAAGCAGGGCTCGAGCGTCGCCCTCATCGCCGGCGGCGGGTGCCACACCTCCGGAACGGCCGAGGTCCTCCAGGACTTCGTCCGCCGGTTCGGGATACCGGTGTTCACCACGCTCAACGGCAAGGGCGTCCTGGCCGAGTTCGGCGACAACCCGCCCCGGGTCGTCGGCTCGAAGGGCGACACCCCCGCCAACGAGTACATCAGCGGATGCGACGTGGTCCTCTACGCCGGCTCCAAGATGGGCGACAAGTCGACCAACCAGTACGCCTGGCCCTCACCCGACCAGTTCCTCGTCCGCATCGACAACGATCCGGCGATCGAGGACTCCGGCTCGGCGAGCGCGTGTCTCCTGCGGGAAGACATCGGCCACGGACTGAAGCTGCTCTCCGACGAGCTGGGTGAATGGTCCTACAGCGGCGGTCATCCCCGGGTAACTGCCGGCAGCTGGTCGCAGTCGGGGACCGCCTCCATCGTGCAGACGGTCAACGCGGCGATGACCGGCGCGGACGTCTGCGTGGGCGAGGCCAGCGTCGCGAGCGGCTGGTTCGGCGCCCTGCTGCGCCTCCTGCCGCCCCAGCGGCTCATCACCCCGCGCGGAACGGGAAGCCTCGGCTATGCGATTCCGGCGTCCGTCGGCGCGGCCGTCGCACGTCCCGAGGCCGCGGTGTGGACGCTGGTCGGCGACGGCGGACTGACCATGTCGATCGGTGAACTGGAGACCATCGCCCGGCTCGGTCTCAACGTGAAGATCACCGTCCTCGACAACGGCCGGCTGAACCTCATCGACCAGCACGCCATCCATCACCACGGTGCCGCCGCGGTCAGTCGTGATTTCATCAAGATCGACTGGTCCGGCATCTGCACGGCGATCGGACTCCCCGTCATGTCCTGCGACGACCCGGACCGGGACGCGGCAGACATCAACTCCTTCTTCGCACGTAAAGGCCCGGCCGTACTGGTGCTCGGCACTTCGGTCGACGAGATCTCGCCGGACATGGCGATCGCAATTCGAAAGGCGCATTGA
- a CDS encoding ATP-grasp domain-containing protein: protein MTLMILHTRNASRRKHLAKAAETAHALGHRAIVVVEEPSWEHEYVDAVYSAPTGDLEATVARCVEIAKQETEPITGVIAFVEHSVPAAAAVAAELGLPYISPETAEKSRDKLAMRTAFEKVGISQPRFALASSIEEAQEAALSIKYPLVMKPIIGGGSMFVRRVDNAEELAEHFEEIRAGAWAGFDYDPLFFLKSQYSEGILLEEFLRGNEISVESYVQNGETTVVAVHDKPVPMDGPFFEETFYATPTVLTGETLEKVKKFTMLAHEGLGIEQGATHTEFRVSPEGEPYILETGARLGGGPVYQSVLLSTGIDMVEVLTKVSLGEAVDVVVDSENVRHVGFSLHFGEKPGELAAVEGIETLEADETVSEVMIYTPIGQLIDVPPRVWQAHGHVIFTADSREGVVQKQREVNETLRFLVK from the coding sequence ATGACCCTTATGATCCTGCACACCCGGAACGCGAGCCGGCGCAAGCACCTCGCCAAGGCCGCGGAGACCGCCCACGCGCTGGGGCACCGGGCGATCGTGGTCGTCGAGGAGCCCAGCTGGGAGCACGAGTACGTCGACGCGGTGTACTCCGCGCCCACCGGTGACCTCGAGGCGACCGTTGCCCGCTGCGTGGAGATAGCCAAGCAGGAGACCGAACCCATCACCGGTGTGATCGCGTTCGTCGAGCACAGCGTCCCGGCCGCGGCCGCGGTCGCCGCTGAGCTCGGTCTGCCGTACATCTCTCCCGAGACGGCCGAGAAGAGCCGCGACAAGCTGGCCATGCGCACCGCGTTCGAGAAGGTCGGCATCTCGCAGCCGCGCTTCGCGCTCGCTTCCTCGATCGAGGAGGCGCAGGAGGCCGCGCTGTCGATCAAGTACCCCCTCGTCATGAAGCCGATCATCGGCGGCGGCAGCATGTTCGTCCGCCGCGTCGACAACGCGGAAGAGCTCGCCGAGCACTTCGAGGAGATCCGCGCGGGCGCCTGGGCCGGCTTCGACTACGACCCGCTGTTCTTCCTCAAGTCGCAGTACTCCGAGGGCATCCTCCTGGAGGAGTTCCTCCGCGGCAACGAGATCAGCGTCGAGAGCTACGTCCAGAACGGCGAGACCACGGTCGTCGCCGTGCACGACAAGCCGGTCCCCATGGACGGCCCGTTCTTCGAAGAGACCTTCTACGCGACGCCCACCGTGCTGACGGGCGAGACGCTGGAGAAGGTCAAGAAGTTCACCATGCTGGCGCACGAGGGTCTCGGCATCGAGCAGGGCGCGACCCACACCGAGTTCCGCGTCTCCCCGGAGGGCGAGCCCTACATCCTGGAGACCGGTGCGCGCCTGGGCGGCGGCCCCGTGTACCAGAGCGTCCTGCTGTCGACCGGAATCGACATGGTCGAGGTCCTCACCAAGGTTTCGCTCGGCGAGGCCGTCGACGTCGTCGTGGACAGCGAGAACGTCCGCCACGTCGGCTTCTCCCTGCACTTCGGCGAGAAGCCCGGCGAGCTCGCCGCGGTGGAGGGCATCGAGACCCTGGAGGCCGACGAGACCGTCTCCGAGGTCATGATCTACACCCCGATCGGCCAGCTGATCGACGTTCCCCCGCGGGTCTGGCAGGCGCACGGCCACGTGATCTTCACGGCCGACTCCCGCGAGGGCGTCGTCCAGAAGCAGCGCGAGGTCAACGAGACCCTCCGCTTCCTGGTCAAGTAG
- a CDS encoding HAD family hydrolase has product MRCDALSFDLDGTVIDYSVSSVRALEAIGGHRSDLRRWYELSAPSESALDRGLLSVDEFEPDRIRRFHEVCYGRHLSESELSDLVAVRRSTVLESVSLFPDAVRLLRSIEKAGMKCIAVSNSFAGLRDDIVDRLGIAKYFSHVRYCGDGLHRKPTAEAFSDGLEALGTPAARVVHIGDEFDTDVVGARNAGLRGVHINRSGGTCSHTGVCVPSLDVPLERIDDGFFVQFGDISEGSARSEP; this is encoded by the coding sequence ATGCGGTGTGACGCCCTGTCCTTCGATCTGGACGGAACCGTCATCGACTACTCGGTGAGTTCGGTGCGAGCGCTCGAAGCGATCGGCGGACACAGGTCGGACCTGCGGCGGTGGTACGAACTGTCCGCCCCCTCGGAATCCGCGCTGGACCGGGGCCTGCTGTCGGTGGACGAGTTCGAGCCCGACAGGATCCGCCGGTTCCACGAAGTCTGCTACGGACGCCACCTGTCCGAATCCGAGCTGAGCGACCTCGTCGCCGTACGCCGCAGCACCGTACTGGAATCGGTGAGCCTTTTTCCCGACGCCGTCCGGTTGCTCCGGTCGATCGAGAAGGCCGGCATGAAGTGCATCGCCGTATCGAACTCGTTCGCGGGACTGCGTGACGACATCGTCGACCGGCTCGGCATAGCGAAATACTTTTCGCACGTGCGGTACTGCGGAGACGGCCTGCACCGCAAGCCCACCGCGGAGGCGTTCTCCGACGGGCTCGAGGCTCTCGGCACTCCGGCGGCGCGCGTCGTGCACATCGGCGACGAGTTCGACACCGATGTCGTGGGCGCCCGCAATGCCGGTCTGCGGGGCGTTCACATCAACCGTTCCGGTGGCACCTGCTCGCACACCGGAGTCTGCGTACCGTCGCTCGACGTCCCGCTGGAACGAATTGACGATGGATTCTTCGTGCAGTTCGGCGATATCTCAGAAGGAAGTGCCCGCAGTGAGCCCTGA
- a CDS encoding asparaginase: MSPETSSTVYRGGDPVAEMVRSGFAESFHRGSVAVVDPTGALVASVGDAASPVFPRSAIKPVLAVAMLRAGWKPASAAELAIAAASHQGEPIHVEQVEAVLSGAGLNENALQCPADLPGDPASRNAVVAAGGTARRAYMACSGKHSAMLATCAANGWDIGTYREPAHPLQQLLAAVIEELTGEPIAATGVDGCGVPTFAVGLTGLARAASRLVEAAEGTEERAVADAMRAHPRLVEGTDRVDAQAMEAIPGLLSKLGAEGVHLLAAPGFGAVAVKIDDGAGRASMPVALRAFTSLGHLTVPESAERAVQDLVCPQMWGGVLRTLV; the protein is encoded by the coding sequence GTGAGCCCTGAAACCTCCTCCACCGTCTACCGCGGCGGTGACCCCGTCGCCGAGATGGTCCGCTCCGGTTTCGCCGAGAGCTTCCACCGCGGCTCCGTCGCGGTGGTCGACCCCACGGGCGCACTGGTCGCCTCGGTCGGCGACGCGGCCTCCCCGGTCTTCCCGCGCTCGGCCATCAAGCCGGTGCTGGCCGTGGCGATGCTGCGCGCCGGGTGGAAGCCCGCCAGCGCCGCCGAGTTGGCGATCGCGGCGGCCAGCCACCAGGGCGAGCCGATCCACGTCGAGCAGGTCGAGGCGGTCCTGTCGGGCGCCGGCCTGAACGAGAACGCCCTCCAGTGCCCGGCCGACCTGCCCGGCGACCCGGCCTCCCGCAACGCGGTCGTCGCCGCCGGAGGCACGGCGCGGCGCGCGTACATGGCCTGCTCGGGCAAGCACTCGGCGATGCTCGCCACCTGCGCCGCGAACGGCTGGGACATCGGGACCTACCGGGAGCCGGCCCACCCGCTGCAGCAGCTGCTGGCGGCGGTGATCGAGGAGCTCACCGGCGAGCCGATCGCGGCGACCGGCGTCGACGGGTGCGGCGTGCCGACCTTCGCGGTCGGCCTGACCGGCCTGGCCCGCGCGGCCTCGCGGCTCGTCGAAGCCGCGGAGGGAACCGAGGAGCGGGCGGTCGCCGACGCGATGCGCGCCCACCCGCGGCTGGTCGAGGGCACCGACCGGGTCGACGCACAGGCGATGGAGGCCATCCCGGGCCTGCTGTCGAAGCTGGGCGCCGAGGGCGTGCACCTGCTGGCCGCACCGGGGTTCGGGGCCGTGGCGGTGAAGATCGACGACGGCGCGGGCCGGGCCTCGATGCCGGTGGCGCTGCGCGCGTTCACCTCGCTCGGCCACCTGACGGTGCCCGAATCGGCCGAGCGCGCCGTGCAGGACCTGGTCTGTCCGCAAATGTGGGGCGGAGTCCTGCGCACGCTGGTGTAG
- a CDS encoding ATP-grasp domain-containing protein, whose translation MRYLVLNRTPLTGMRFQDWLGADNEAVLLTDAAAVSRDPQERAVQLAGYAHVEVVEDYHFNPLVESQALAMHEKWGFDGVVSLSEFDLLRAARLREAFAVPGQDVASATAFRDKLVMKRILTEAGIPVAPYAPVANLADLLGFIDRVGYPVVVKPRTGGGSMDVHVLDDRLDVDTLLAAHRALGTDDGAHLLAEQYVEHELLHVDGIVVDGETRMMWPSTQGDSTCLDIKQGRALHSCMLDADDPLFEPARDLTRRALAALPTPETSMFHAEIFVATDGSLVFNEVASRMGGGMIEDVVKLGFGVFLLEVFVRCIGGNEPPALAAAPDRIAGLALFPPRPGTLVAIPEECPVPGITAYRKHAEPGTVLELARMSVEKIGSVLATGGSRGEVEKALADAGAWFDGATVIQDEAADSAS comes from the coding sequence ATGAGGTACCTGGTCCTCAACCGGACTCCGCTCACTGGAATGCGCTTCCAGGACTGGCTCGGCGCCGACAACGAAGCGGTCCTGCTGACCGACGCGGCGGCCGTCTCCCGCGACCCGCAGGAGCGTGCCGTCCAGCTCGCCGGGTACGCGCACGTAGAGGTGGTGGAGGACTACCACTTCAACCCCCTGGTGGAGAGCCAGGCCCTCGCGATGCACGAGAAGTGGGGCTTCGACGGCGTCGTCTCGCTGTCGGAGTTCGACCTCCTGCGGGCCGCGCGCCTGCGCGAGGCCTTCGCCGTGCCGGGGCAGGACGTCGCCAGCGCGACCGCCTTCCGCGACAAGCTCGTGATGAAGCGAATACTCACGGAGGCCGGCATTCCGGTCGCCCCGTACGCACCCGTGGCCAACCTCGCCGACCTGCTCGGATTCATCGACCGGGTCGGATACCCCGTGGTCGTCAAGCCCCGCACCGGTGGCGGCTCCATGGACGTCCACGTACTGGACGACCGGCTGGACGTCGACACCCTGCTCGCCGCCCACCGGGCCCTGGGCACCGACGACGGCGCGCACCTGCTCGCCGAGCAGTACGTCGAGCACGAACTGCTGCACGTGGACGGCATCGTCGTGGACGGCGAGACCCGGATGATGTGGCCCTCGACCCAGGGCGACAGCACCTGCCTGGACATCAAGCAGGGGCGCGCACTGCACAGCTGCATGCTGGACGCGGACGACCCGCTGTTCGAGCCGGCCCGGGACCTCACCCGCCGGGCCCTGGCCGCGCTGCCGACCCCGGAAACCTCCATGTTCCACGCCGAGATCTTCGTCGCCACCGACGGGAGCCTGGTCTTCAACGAGGTCGCCAGCCGGATGGGCGGCGGGATGATCGAGGACGTGGTGAAGCTGGGCTTCGGCGTCTTCCTGCTCGAGGTCTTCGTCCGCTGCATCGGCGGCAACGAGCCCCCCGCCCTGGCGGCGGCACCGGACCGGATCGCCGGCCTCGCGCTGTTCCCGCCGCGTCCCGGCACCCTCGTGGCGATTCCCGAGGAGTGCCCGGTGCCCGGCATCACCGCGTACCGCAAGCACGCCGAGCCGGGGACCGTCCTCGAACTCGCCCGGATGAGCGTGGAGAAGATCGGCTCCGTCCTCGCCACCGGCGGTTCGCGCGGCGAGGTCGAGAAGGCCCTGGCCGATGCCGGAGCCTGGTTCGACGGCGCCACGGTCATCCAGGACGAAGCCGCGGACTCCGCATCATGA
- a CDS encoding MFS transporter — translation MIETLRNARRTPGVLLLLMGNFAVAFGSNIVIPYLAVYLTKEQHLSPFVVAMAITVKFWSQQGLSMLGGWIADRVGPVKAMSGGLLVRALSYLLLIAASGPVPVVAACALLGFGGAIYVPAGKSALVRLLGTGEELRTAFALRSTANNVGAAVGPLAGSLLLILADARIGFVITSATYAVLAVVLLRLRKLTDTEEPKAADTATATGSEGATASLNRKKLGWVLACAFAFGFCYIQLEYALPVFTGSVQSSSLVGVLFTVNAIAVVLLQVPLNQYTSKISSSALVICGALLVMAVGFAAASLGSVAGLIVCVLLFSAGEVLIDPRIDSEIATTVPAHRRGMAFGFVGTAIAGGGACANGLAAWLASDHGAPGRQFWLLLVAVAAGFAAVLYVASLALKPARVAAEQPELVGSSTGS, via the coding sequence ATGATCGAGACCCTGCGCAACGCCCGGCGCACGCCCGGCGTCCTGCTGCTGCTGATGGGCAACTTCGCCGTCGCGTTCGGCAGCAACATCGTGATCCCGTACCTCGCGGTCTACCTGACCAAGGAACAGCACCTCAGCCCGTTCGTGGTCGCCATGGCCATCACGGTGAAGTTCTGGTCCCAGCAGGGGCTGTCCATGCTGGGCGGCTGGATCGCCGACCGGGTCGGCCCGGTCAAGGCCATGAGCGGCGGCCTCCTGGTCAGGGCCCTGTCGTACCTGCTGCTCATCGCCGCCTCCGGCCCCGTACCGGTCGTGGCCGCGTGCGCGCTCCTGGGATTCGGCGGCGCGATCTACGTACCGGCCGGGAAGTCGGCGCTGGTGCGGCTGCTGGGAACGGGGGAGGAGCTCAGGACCGCGTTCGCCCTGCGCAGCACGGCGAACAACGTGGGCGCCGCCGTCGGCCCGCTGGCCGGCAGCCTCCTGCTGATCCTCGCCGACGCCCGGATCGGCTTCGTCATCACCAGCGCCACCTACGCGGTCCTCGCGGTCGTCCTGCTGCGCCTGCGCAAGCTGACGGACACCGAGGAACCGAAGGCCGCGGACACGGCGACGGCCACCGGCTCCGAAGGCGCGACCGCCTCGCTGAACCGCAAGAAGCTCGGCTGGGTGCTCGCGTGCGCCTTCGCCTTCGGGTTCTGCTACATCCAGCTCGAATACGCGCTCCCCGTCTTCACCGGCAGCGTGCAGAGCTCGTCCCTCGTCGGCGTCCTGTTCACCGTCAACGCCATTGCCGTGGTGCTGCTCCAGGTGCCCCTGAACCAGTACACCAGCAAGATCAGCAGCTCGGCGCTGGTCATCTGCGGCGCGCTCCTGGTGATGGCGGTCGGCTTCGCCGCCGCCTCGCTGGGATCGGTGGCCGGCCTGATCGTGTGCGTCCTGCTGTTCTCCGCCGGAGAGGTCCTGATCGACCCCCGGATCGACAGCGAGATCGCCACCACGGTCCCCGCGCACCGGCGCGGCATGGCCTTCGGCTTCGTCGGCACGGCGATCGCCGGCGGCGGCGCCTGCGCCAACGGCCTGGCCGCCTGGCTGGCCTCCGACCACGGAGCCCCGGGACGCCAGTTCTGGCTCCTGCTGGTCGCGGTGGCCGCCGGCTTCGCCGCGGTCCTCTACGTCGCCTCGCTGGCCCTGAAGCCGGCACGGGTGGCGGCGGAGCAGCCGGAGCTGGTGGGGAGTTCCACCGGGTCCTGA
- a CDS encoding Uma2 family endonuclease produces MTELPDWMRPPRAEGWFAEDLDRLPEAPRHTELIDGALVFMMWPRSWRHGHLVTTLTVALMEQTPATTRVCRDMTIRLDQYTRLEPDLLMTTAGFEGDRTWFAPEEVRLVVEVVSPESAHRDHTVKLRKYAEAGIPHYWCVEDEDGAPVVHVYELDEPTRAYTPAGIFRGTLQRPVPFEISLDLDKLTPPRSS; encoded by the coding sequence ATGACCGAACTGCCCGACTGGATGCGTCCGCCGCGCGCGGAAGGCTGGTTCGCGGAGGATCTGGACCGCCTCCCGGAAGCGCCGCGCCACACCGAGCTGATCGACGGAGCCCTCGTCTTCATGATGTGGCCCCGGAGTTGGCGGCACGGCCACCTCGTCACCACGCTCACGGTCGCACTCATGGAGCAGACACCGGCCACCACCAGGGTCTGCCGCGATATGACCATCAGGCTCGACCAGTACACCCGGCTCGAACCGGACCTGTTGATGACGACGGCCGGATTCGAGGGTGACCGAACCTGGTTCGCACCGGAAGAAGTACGACTCGTCGTCGAGGTCGTGTCCCCGGAATCCGCCCACCGCGACCACACCGTCAAACTGCGCAAGTACGCCGAGGCCGGCATCCCGCACTACTGGTGCGTCGAGGACGAGGACGGAGCGCCCGTCGTCCACGTCTACGAGCTCGACGAACCCACCCGCGCATACACGCCCGCCGGCATCTTCCGCGGCACCCTCCAGCGCCCGGTGCCCTTCGAGATCAGCCTGGACCTCGACAAGCTCACCCCGCCCCGAAGCAGCTGA
- a CDS encoding FtsX-like permease family protein: MLKIALRSLRRRWMTQVGTFVAVALGVALMTVMGLGLAASAALPPGADVVGLVSLLGTAGGVSSFVSVFVVASTFSYAVAQRRRELGLLRLAGSTPGQLRRLVMAEAAAVGLAGAAAGCVLGAAGAPLMARWTVAQGLAPASYVIGDQSWPLHTAFWTGLLVALSGACAASRRAGRVGPLEALREAATDERPMTPGRWAAGGGLLLCALTFACWRLGSDPGDLLKRKTYTWQPMLLISACGLLAPVLVRPVVRLLMWLPSRLTSYAGRLVRANASAGIRRTAAVAAPVLVMVALTGSLLGATATLTGAKTVEARTRTAADYVLTGDRLPRSPEIPGATALAVADTSLTVLEEGFVKVRSQASAVDPAALAAVSRLPVVAGSVADLDDGGIIVTEEWWQHRVGDRVPLWLADGTRTDLRVVAVMKTGTGDNGAYVTPRNAPGAKVSRIEVKAPPTAAASLREAASRHGATLRTTSDWIADTHPRTNRFTVLGFVLVLGIALLYTAIALANTLLMATSDRSGELRLLRLAGATRTQVLAVTTAESLLAAAVGALLGTAVTAFNLTAMGAALSTLGVDAPIAVPWLPMTAVTTVCALLAALSTLLPAAHALRRGPAAAR; encoded by the coding sequence ATGCTGAAGATCGCGTTGAGGTCGCTGCGGCGGCGCTGGATGACACAGGTGGGCACGTTCGTGGCGGTGGCCCTCGGGGTCGCGCTGATGACGGTCATGGGGCTGGGGCTGGCGGCTTCGGCGGCGCTGCCGCCGGGGGCGGACGTGGTGGGCCTCGTCTCGCTGCTGGGCACGGCCGGCGGGGTGAGCTCGTTCGTCTCGGTGTTCGTGGTCGCGTCGACCTTCTCGTACGCCGTGGCGCAGCGGCGCCGGGAGCTGGGGCTGCTGCGGCTGGCGGGGTCGACGCCGGGGCAGCTGCGGCGGCTGGTGATGGCGGAGGCGGCGGCCGTGGGGCTGGCCGGGGCCGCGGCCGGCTGCGTACTGGGCGCGGCGGGTGCGCCGCTGATGGCGCGCTGGACCGTGGCGCAGGGGCTGGCGCCGGCCTCGTATGTGATCGGGGATCAGAGCTGGCCGCTGCACACGGCGTTCTGGACGGGACTGCTGGTCGCGCTCTCGGGGGCCTGTGCCGCCTCCCGGCGGGCCGGCCGGGTCGGTCCGCTGGAAGCGCTGCGCGAGGCCGCCACGGACGAGCGGCCCATGACACCGGGCCGGTGGGCGGCCGGGGGCGGCCTGCTCCTGTGCGCGCTGACCTTCGCCTGCTGGCGGCTGGGCTCCGACCCGGGCGACCTCCTCAAGCGCAAGACGTACACCTGGCAGCCGATGCTGCTGATCTCGGCCTGCGGCCTGCTGGCTCCCGTACTCGTACGCCCCGTCGTCCGGCTGCTGATGTGGCTCCCCTCCCGGCTGACCTCCTACGCGGGCCGGCTGGTGCGGGCCAACGCCTCGGCCGGGATCCGCCGGACGGCGGCGGTGGCGGCGCCGGTCCTGGTGATGGTCGCGCTGACCGGCTCGCTGCTGGGCGCGACCGCCACACTCACGGGGGCGAAGACGGTCGAGGCCCGCACCCGCACCGCGGCGGACTACGTGCTGACGGGCGACCGTCTGCCGCGGTCCCCGGAGATCCCCGGCGCGACGGCGTTGGCCGTGGCCGACACCAGCCTGACGGTCCTGGAAGAGGGCTTCGTGAAGGTCCGGTCGCAGGCCTCGGCCGTGGACCCGGCGGCGCTGGCGGCGGTCTCCAGGCTGCCGGTGGTGGCCGGCTCGGTCGCGGACCTGGACGACGGGGGCATCATCGTCACCGAGGAGTGGTGGCAGCACCGGGTCGGGGACCGGGTCCCCCTGTGGCTGGCGGACGGCACCCGCACCGACCTGCGCGTCGTGGCCGTCATGAAGACGGGCACGGGCGACAACGGCGCCTACGTCACCCCGCGCAACGCCCCCGGCGCGAAGGTCTCCCGCATCGAGGTCAAGGCCCCGCCGACGGCCGCCGCTTCGCTCCGCGAGGCGGCATCACGGCACGGAGCGACGCTGCGCACCACGTCCGACTGGATCGCGGACACCCACCCCCGCACGAACCGCTTCACCGTCCTCGGCTTCGTCCTGGTCCTCGGCATCGCCCTGCTCTACACGGCGATCGCACTGGCCAACACCCTCCTGATGGCCACCTCGGACCGGTCCGGCGAGCTGCGCCTGCTCCGCCTGGCCGGAGCCACCCGCACCCAGGTCCTCGCGGTGACCACCGCCGAGTCCCTCCTGGCGGCCGCGGTCGGCGCCCTCCTGGGCACGGCGGTCACCGCGTTCAACCTCACCGCGATGGGCGCGGCCCTGTCGACCCTGGGCGTGGACGCCCCGATCGCGGTCCCCTGGCTCCCGATGACCGCGGTCACCACCGTCTGCGCCCTCCTGGCGGCGCTCTCCACCCTCCTCCCGGCGGCCCACGCCCTGCGCCGGGGCCCGGCGGCGGCCCGGTAA